From Leishmania donovani BPK282A1 complete genome, chromosome 2, one genomic window encodes:
- a CDS encoding protein kinase, putative, which yields MIKWNELRLQRRTSQTPLEENRSCSSDESFSLASIWTPNREQELHVLEDRISFSVFELEGVYLNPLLVSWSKPRLRSLVADVAATWAKEGPYSAEFDCISSRLFDAISTEQTCQLRSTCLLSVRQWLGSAQHRWDVTCVLIALLTVSILCIVFLAVFGRTQAVCVVFSTMLSVAVVLMYVVAVFVLHHNTYADAASRYFREEVVRAAQKKMEEEEMAEKRDVGSRSGYRHRGAVKTSRDAADNGCRGYTAGDDDTGVDDEYMEDEISIAVRNLRALTEGSTHPVTNAPPYYRLSDRPHSGKCDNGGAGGGFEDDMTLADGNYASLTSRSLQAGDKAKQQFEEDRENRLLLSRGTFEQHQAHMDQRESHRVHERMNAQQALRPTKQATPSSTSGATGAQTRPSTADSGGSGRQEQLTRGGRDGKKIVMQEQQPLQQLDDLPENVNVTALLFCRNAGVLSQVASSLWERNFMLLRVSNLQALNKFNRGSERFGVVLIHAPDVAEGSAELETALSWLQVERRPVFFFSRSAMAYPASVPFSARLLVPFSSTSLNALLLAGIGVESEHGCVSSPLLPQQEQERHQQQCPSQPFQVPPYTLGRRLGGGAFGNVFEAEMEHTGARCAVKRMYLKEDSNQDEEQQVNSGVAGACAGGSGTLAAGANSATSPRAAAVEEEVGGATTAVGSQLRDIAQEVEIMSSLQHPNIVRYYYCERDDNCISIFMELCTGGSLRSLIHSGKLVNPPEIKHLLREIISAVSYLHNMRIVHRDLKPDNVLFRQGHIKITDFGTAVHKHGGDLRLIRGTFAYMAPEILVGDPYGRACDVWSIGCIAAEVLSVELPQHALGLPEMCDYYRAMGENSELPIECDVPGVRDFLLACLQRNPNQRSTAAELFYHPILQARDTSIHDWMVEVVARRRRMQQQQQALHRNGLGSRTGGGAGGLGGNHQVSSNGPNNNGGMNCANAGDRFDLHSVGSAQSLDSSKLV from the coding sequence ATGATCAAGTGGAATGAGCTTCGACTGCAGCGCCGAACATCTCAAACCCCTCTCGAGGAGAACCGCTCCTGCTCAAGTGATGAGTCATTTTCTCTAGCTTCAATTTGGACCCCAAATCGTGAGCAGGAACTCCATGTGCTTGAGGATCGCATCAGTTTCTCAGTTTTCGAGTTGGAGGGGGTGTACTTGAACCCGTTGTTGGTGAGCTGGTCGAAGCCGAGGCTGCGCTCGCTTGTTGCAGATGTTGCGGCAACATGGGCAAAGGAAGGCCCCTACAGTGCCGAGTTTGACTGCATCTCGTCACGCCTTTTCGACGCCATTTCTACAGAGCAGACTTGCCAGCTTCGAAGCACCTGTTTGCTCTCGGTGCGACAGTGGCTGGGAAGTGCACAACACCGATGGGACGTCACGTGCGTCTTGATAGCTTTACTGACGGTTTCGATTCTTTGCATTGTCTTTCTTGCGGTGTTTGGCCGCACCCAAGCCGTCTGCGTTGTATTTTCGACGATGCTCAGCGTAGCGGTGGTCTTGATGTACGTGGTTGCAGTGTTTGTGTTGCATCACAACACGTACGCAGACGCGGCTTCCAGGTACTTccgcgaggaggtggtgcgcgcaGCTCAGAagaagatggaggaggaggaaatgGCGGAAAAACGAGATGTGGGCAGTAGAAGCGGGTACAGACACCGCGGTGCGGTGAAGACGTCTCGGGACGCGGCGGACAACGGTTGCAGGGGTTACACAGCGGGCGATGACGACACAGGTGTCGATGATGAGTATATGGAGGATGAAATATCTATTGCGGTACGCAACCTCCGAGCTCTGACGGAGGGTAGCACCCACCCGGTTACTAACGCGCCGCCCTACTATCGCCTATCGGATCGGCCTCACAGTGGAAAGTGTGACAACGGCGGTGCAGGGGGCGGCTTTGAAGATGATATGACACTGGCCGATGGGAACTACGCTTCCCTCACCAGCCGTTCTTTGCAGGCTGGTGACAAAGCCAAGCAGCAGTTTGAGGAAGATCGTGAAAATAGACTCCTGCTGAGCCGCGGGACCTTCGAGCAGCATCAGGCGCACATGGATCAGCGGGAGTCTCACAGGGTGCACGAACGCATGAACGCACAGCAAGCGCTGCGTCCTACAAAGCAAGCGAcgcccagcagcaccagtggCGCCACTGGAGCTCAGACGAGGCCGAGCACCGCTGACAGCGGTGGAAGCGGCAGACAGGAGCAGCTGACTCGGGGAGGGCGCGACGGCAAAAAGATTGTgatgcaggagcagcagccgctacAGCAACTCGATGACTTGCCAGAGAATGTCAAcgtcacggcgctgctgttttgCAGGAATGCGGGTGTCCTTTCTCAAGTGGCGTCATCGCTATGGGAGCGCAATTTTATGCTGTTGCGCGTCAGCAACCTTCAAGCACTCAACAAATTCAATCGCGGTTCCGAGCGTTTCGGGGTGGTGTTGATTCATGCCCCTGATGTGGCGGAGGGATCTGCAGAGTTGGAGACGGCGCTTTCGTGGCTGCAGGTGGAGAGGCGGCccgtctttttcttttcccgcTCGGCGATGGCATACCCGGCCAGCGTGCCCTTTTCCGCccggctgctggtgccgttTTCCTCCACTTCCCTTAACGCTCTCTTGCTGGCTGGCATTGGCGTGGAGTCGGAGCACGGTTGTGTCTCGTCCCCGCTGCTTCCtcagcaggagcaggagcgacatcagcagcagtgccCGTCGCAGCCTTTTCAAGTCCCACCATACACTCTCGGCCGCCGGCTTGGTGGAGGTGCCTTTGGCAACGTGTTCGAGGCAGAGATGGAACACACAGGTGCCAGGTGCGCAGTGAAGCGGATGTACTTGAAGGAGGACTCGAATCAAGATGAGGAACAGCAAGTCAACAGCGGAGTTGCTGGGGCCTGTgcaggcggcagtggcacccTTGCAGCGGGCGCGAACTCCGCAACGTCTCccagggcggcagcagtggaggaagaggtgggtggggcaACCACCGCGGTCGGCTCACAGCTGCGTGACATTGCTCAGGAGGTGGAGATAATGAGCTCACTTCAGCATCCCAACATTGTGCGATACTACTACTGCGAACGTGACGATAACTGCATCTCCATCTTTATGGAGCTCTGTACCGGCGGCTCGCTGAGATCGTTGATTCACAGCGGAAAGCTGGTGAACCCCCCAGAGATCAAACATCTGCTGCGGGAGATCATCAGTGCCGTTTCCTATCTGCACAACATGCGCATCGTGCATCGCGACTTGAAGCCGGACAACGTCCTCTTTCGCCAGGGGCACATCAAGATTACGGACTTTGGCACGGCTGTGCACAAGCACGGTGGAGACCTTCGGCTTATCAGAGGCACGTTCGCGTACATGGCTCCTGAGATTTTGGTCGGCGATCCGTACGGGCGTGCCTGTGATGTGTGGTCTATCggctgcatcgctgccgaGGTGCTGTCTGTGGAGttgccgcagcacgcgctggGGCTTCCAGAAATGTGCGATTACTACCGCGCCATGGGCGAGAACAGTGAGCTGCCCATCGAATGCGACGTACCGGGCGTACGCGATTTCCTCCTCGCCTGTCTGCAGCGCAATCCCAAccagcgcagcacggcagcggagctTTTCTACCACCCCATCCTGCAAGCCCGAGACACTTCCATTCATGACTGgatggtggaggtggtggcgcgtcgccgtcgcatgcagcagcagcagcaagcgctTCACCGCAACGGACTTGGCAGCCGAACGGGTGGCGGGGCCGGCGGCCTCGGTGGCAATCACCAAGTCAGCTCCAACGGACCGAACAATAACGGGGGCATGAACTGTGCGAATGCCGGTGACCGCTTCGACCTGCATTCCGTCGGAAGCGCTCAATCGCTCGACTCGTCAAAACTGGTgtga